CGGCTAATTGCCCAGATGTTGACCCATATTGAAGAGTTTTGTGGGATTGTATAATTCATAACCTCACAAGTTTCGACAGCATTTCGTGGAAGTAGGAGAGGAACAACCGGGTGCAATCTTAGTGTTTCTTTGATACAAGCGTTGAAATAAGTCAATTTGTTAAGATCGGATTTCATGATCATAGAGATGGACTTGATTTCTCTTTTGAGCTCTTCTGTTACTTTTTCCAAGATTCCTTCGTTCTTTATCAAGTCAGCCATTGCCCATATAGTAGTTGATGTTACGCTATCTGTTCCCGCAATGAATAGTTCCTGCATATAGAGTATATTTAGTTAAGAAGATATGATGCatgaaaaatttaatttttttattaagttatattattaGGGGTTATCTTCAAATATTTCTTTGTTTATAATTTGTGTTAGAAAACATATTACCGTTTaataatgctttttttttttaatttagaaattatgtttttatacaaagAAAAGGACAATGTCGTAAAGTTAAAATTAGTGAAAGTCCACTAACTGGATTAAATGTTTAACAAGAAGTTCTACGATTTGTAAAACATCTTATTATACAATTAAAATGTGGATACAGAGTGTGAATACTACAATAAGGATGGCTATATAAAACTTACCAGAATTAAGATGTTAATTTGCGCATTTGGAAAATTATTTTCAAGCATTCGGTCCAAAAAATCTTTTTCCTCTGTCACCTTTGAAGAAGCCATTCGATCCCTCCTTTGATTGATTATAGGGTCGATAAAGCTAGAGACGACTTGAAGATATTTCaagttttcttttcttaatcCTTGAAGATCTAATCCCCCAATTACAGGGAAAAAATCAGTAACGTTTGGTGCCATTGTATTCTCTAGTATCTTTTGGATTGCCCATTTTAATCCATGGGCAGTTTCGTTTTCTTTGTTCAAATCAAGAAGATCCGTACTAAATAAAATGTTACTAAGAGTATTGAACATAGTAGTAAAAACAACTTCTTCAATATGCACAACTTTTCCTTGCTTGGTATTCAAGAAATCCACCATTTGAGCCAACTTTTCGTTTCTTATATTAGATTGTGCTTCTATTGCTTTAGGCGAAAACAAATCAGCCCGATAAAGGGTTCTTAATGATCTCCAATTTTGGTT
The Erigeron canadensis isolate Cc75 chromosome 2, C_canadensis_v1, whole genome shotgun sequence DNA segment above includes these coding regions:
- the LOC122589987 gene encoding probable (S)-N-methylcoclaurine 3'-hydroxylase isozyme 2 → MEILSLAFFMENNLLSSLFLFLTPLILIFIMKKYYTSIKNLPPGPRPLPIIGNIHQLGNNPHISTAMLAKKYGPLISLRLGSRLLVVASSPEAAMQILKTQDRHLSGRATPDAIVLNPNDHNVIWAYDCNQNWRSLRTLYRADLFSPKAIEAQSNIRNEKLAQMVDFLNTKQGKVVHIEEVVFTTMFNTLSNILFSTDLLDLNKENETAHGLKWAIQKILENTMAPNVTDFFPVIGGLDLQGLRKENLKYLQVVSSFIDPIINQRRDRMASSKVTEEKDFLDRMLENNFPNAQINILILELFIAGTDSVTSTTIWAMADLIKNEGILEKVTEELKREIKSISMIMKSDLNKLTYFNACIKETLRLHPVVPLLLPRNAVETCEVMNYTIPQNSSIWVNIWAISRDPNVWEDPNAFKPERFLESNVNYTGHDFEFTPFGGGRRMCPGMPSGIKSLQTTLATLILGFDWVLPNNEDPTKLDMNETFGLTLQKEKPLELIFKCKE